One uncultured Umboniibacter sp. genomic window carries:
- the fliS gene encoding flagellar export chaperone FliS, giving the protein MLDTQGYQHYQAVNVDARAASASPEELMVMLIDAVLDELPKIGKFIEENSFDLKAQSVDRAMRIIEGLESALNDDADATLRKDLSALYQYSSQQVFKASIDSDLKALKDVKDILSVLRSAWFELGAKR; this is encoded by the coding sequence ATGTTAGACACTCAGGGTTACCAGCACTATCAGGCCGTTAATGTGGATGCCCGAGCTGCCTCAGCCTCCCCCGAGGAGTTAATGGTGATGCTGATTGATGCGGTGTTAGATGAGCTACCAAAGATTGGTAAATTCATCGAAGAAAACTCCTTCGACCTGAAAGCTCAATCGGTGGACCGAGCGATGCGGATTATCGAAGGTCTTGAATCAGCTCTCAATGACGATGCCGATGCCACCCTTAGAAAGGATTTATCTGCACTCTATCAGTACAGCAGCCAACAGGTCTTTAAGGCTTCTATTGATAGCGATCTGAAAGCCCTCAAGGATGTAAAAGATATCCTGTCGGTGTTGAGAAGTGCATGGTTCGAGTTGGGCGCTAAACGATGA
- a CDS encoding flagellar hook-length control protein FliK codes for MNIQSDTTKALLSEQSQPLNSQASSIVFGTFSGLVDKFDRESRLDRSESDIALSSMQHPILSSGIVGEKMVEQSKTSPSSIMPSLTVVNQDGLTGLSSDVYPIQLNAELKAQVPHSVSQLSSTSVSLDNLSLPFYGAASANQPPSSGAEVESESGPMTMIHGSNGLASFLLTPGQLDRLQVSSEYTPMSEPLEIKHNGTELGAQGHNAQLAAHSAHDSLRSGHDLLSSLLGSQAADMMPIKQVARDLYIDDRRNMKQADQIAAAVVRAVDSAKPGSANTITPLSVRYDANSFANSLDASNLVRSSITTDPNVDQINNGLRNAEATLQASPNSSVAKMSHLESSLDAMKLNQQLKLAIDNVVAKLPQRSAEGLRINLTPEALGRLEIQVKGDGDRVTILFNVSNSSSREIMLSQLDRFRAQLGENLSTGISVSVDSRGEHTHQRDKNPTRQEAHRSFNEISDSEAPEENYLVSQWTLAKV; via the coding sequence ATGAATATTCAAAGCGATACCACGAAGGCATTACTTTCTGAACAAAGCCAACCTCTAAACTCGCAAGCGAGCTCGATAGTCTTTGGAACATTTAGTGGTTTAGTTGATAAATTCGACCGAGAAAGTCGCCTCGACAGATCGGAGAGTGACATTGCTTTGTCTAGCATGCAGCACCCTATTCTCAGTAGTGGCATAGTGGGTGAAAAAATGGTCGAGCAATCGAAAACATCACCTAGCTCTATAATGCCTTCACTCACCGTCGTGAACCAAGATGGCCTCACTGGCTTAAGTAGCGACGTCTATCCAATTCAACTCAATGCGGAATTAAAGGCACAAGTTCCACACAGTGTCAGTCAGTTATCTTCGACGAGCGTCTCTCTGGATAATCTATCACTGCCGTTTTACGGAGCCGCTTCAGCCAACCAACCACCTTCTTCAGGCGCTGAAGTAGAGAGCGAAAGCGGGCCGATGACGATGATTCATGGCAGTAACGGTTTGGCTAGCTTCCTGTTAACTCCCGGTCAACTTGATAGACTCCAAGTCTCATCAGAATATACGCCAATGAGTGAGCCGTTAGAAATCAAGCACAATGGCACGGAACTAGGCGCTCAAGGTCATAACGCTCAGTTAGCTGCTCACTCAGCCCATGACTCATTGCGCTCGGGGCACGATCTTTTATCTTCCCTGTTAGGAAGCCAAGCGGCCGACATGATGCCTATCAAGCAGGTAGCCAGGGATTTGTACATCGATGACCGGCGGAACATGAAACAGGCTGACCAAATAGCAGCGGCTGTTGTGAGGGCCGTTGATTCGGCTAAGCCTGGATCCGCCAATACCATCACCCCATTATCAGTTCGCTATGACGCTAACTCCTTCGCCAATTCTCTAGATGCCTCAAATCTCGTCAGAAGTTCCATCACCACGGATCCGAATGTTGATCAGATAAATAATGGATTGAGGAATGCTGAAGCTACTTTACAAGCAAGCCCGAATTCATCAGTAGCAAAAATGAGTCACCTCGAATCTAGCCTTGACGCTATGAAACTTAATCAGCAGCTGAAACTGGCGATCGATAATGTTGTAGCGAAGTTGCCACAGCGCTCAGCAGAGGGGCTGCGAATTAATTTAACGCCAGAAGCCCTTGGCCGTTTAGAGATTCAGGTAAAAGGGGACGGAGACCGCGTCACCATACTATTCAATGTCTCGAATAGTAGTTCACGTGAGATCATGCTTTCTCAGCTCGACCGCTTCCGGGCACAACTCGGTGAAAATTTATCTACAGGTATTAGTGTTTCGGTAGATTCACGCGGCGAACATACCCATCAGCGTGACAAGAACCCTACTCGCCAAGAAGCTCATAGGAGCTTTAACGAAATTTCCGATAGTGAGGCTCCAGAGGAAAACTATCTCGTTAGTCAATGGACCCTAGCAAAGGTATAA
- a CDS encoding flagellar basal body-associated FliL family protein produces the protein MKKTLIVILFSSILSSAFTVTALVYFDEMRSFISANEGFETPLEIGLADELSSPAIYVALDKVILTVNGRRTDHLVLIEVAIKTRKPELFEDREQLMPVIQNRLLRLFSENLNDDIVIKEAIDKIEREVEETIDIAMLEIGEVQTIDQVMVTSFIVQ, from the coding sequence ATGAAAAAGACGCTAATAGTTATTTTATTCAGTAGTATTTTAAGTTCTGCGTTTACCGTCACGGCGCTAGTGTACTTCGATGAAATGCGTTCTTTCATATCCGCTAATGAGGGATTTGAAACACCGTTAGAGATCGGCTTAGCTGATGAGCTGTCGAGCCCTGCTATCTATGTTGCATTGGACAAGGTAATCCTAACTGTTAATGGCAGAAGGACAGATCATCTCGTTTTGATCGAGGTTGCCATTAAAACTCGTAAGCCCGAACTCTTTGAGGATCGTGAGCAACTGATGCCTGTTATCCAAAATCGCCTCCTAAGGCTTTTCAGTGAGAATCTTAATGACGACATCGTCATCAAGGAGGCGATTGATAAAATAGAGCGTGAAGTTGAGGAGACGATTGATATCGCCATGCTCGAGATTGGTGAAGTTCAAACCATCGACCAGGTGATGGTCACGTCCTTCATAGTCCAGTGA
- a CDS encoding sigma-70 family RNA polymerase sigma factor, whose product MLDLHPENNYEQRHQPCFELDEADQRYLLNNFGGLIKRQVALLSFHGTSSFDADDMHQTALIALFEAGVRFDDIYSGAFPAYAKRRVRGAILDELRRDDSRSRRARQRAHELTAAEKQLTQTLGRKPSDTELADHLNCDLSALRDAYQDQLHAQALNIEEALQNHPLGTANENLHLEIKEELAQALETLNQQDKVLLALIYQHELNQKEVAVVLNYTTARICQMHKSALARLRSAVDKLRG is encoded by the coding sequence ATGTTAGATCTGCATCCTGAAAATAACTATGAACAAAGGCACCAGCCGTGCTTCGAGCTCGATGAAGCGGATCAGCGCTACCTGCTAAATAATTTTGGCGGCCTAATAAAACGCCAAGTTGCGCTCCTTAGTTTCCACGGCACCAGCAGCTTCGACGCCGACGATATGCATCAAACAGCACTGATAGCGCTTTTCGAGGCTGGTGTGCGCTTTGATGACATCTACAGTGGCGCGTTTCCCGCTTACGCGAAAAGACGAGTCCGTGGCGCTATACTAGACGAACTACGGCGCGATGACTCTAGAAGTCGGCGTGCACGGCAGCGTGCACACGAACTTACTGCAGCGGAAAAGCAGCTTACCCAAACTCTAGGTCGAAAACCTTCAGACACTGAGCTTGCCGATCATCTTAACTGTGATCTAAGCGCTCTCAGAGATGCGTATCAAGATCAGCTTCATGCTCAAGCACTCAATATTGAAGAAGCTCTGCAAAATCACCCATTGGGAACGGCTAATGAGAATCTACACCTCGAGATTAAAGAGGAGTTAGCCCAGGCCCTAGAAACCCTAAATCAGCAAGATAAAGTCCTACTAGCCTTAATTTATCAACATGAACTTAATCAAAAGGAAGTTGCGGTCGTTTTAAACTATACGACAGCAAGAATCTGTCAGATGCACAAAAGTGCCCTGGCGCGATTAAGATCAGCGGTTGATAAATTAAGAGGCTAG
- the motA gene encoding flagellar motor stator protein MotA, protein MIKLVGLLTITIAVFGGFHAAGGNIATVWQPAELVIILGAALGALLIANPAHVIKEMLTQLRAIARGKPNEKELYLELIGLMRTLLETIRAKGIKSVDDHIDTPQDSLLFQDYPLVLKEIHLIEFITDNVRLLSIGQISAHEIEAMLEQEIIAIEGDLKRPSKSLAKIADACPGFGILAAVLGIIITMGSIDSSITEVGVKVAAALVGTFAGIFLCYCFFEPLSSAMAMRVERDISALECVKSILVAYVASKPIILACDAGRKSIQLDAKPSFAHMEKWLEEHRPDTRREAA, encoded by the coding sequence GTGATAAAATTAGTAGGATTACTCACCATAACAATCGCAGTCTTCGGTGGCTTCCACGCCGCAGGAGGAAATATCGCTACGGTGTGGCAGCCCGCTGAGTTAGTTATTATTCTTGGCGCAGCCCTCGGAGCCCTCCTAATTGCCAATCCTGCCCATGTGATTAAGGAAATGCTGACACAGCTGAGAGCTATAGCCAGGGGAAAACCTAACGAGAAAGAGCTCTATTTAGAACTTATCGGGCTAATGCGAACCCTACTTGAGACCATCAGAGCAAAGGGTATTAAATCCGTTGACGATCACATCGATACACCTCAGGACAGCTTGTTGTTTCAGGATTATCCCCTCGTTCTTAAAGAGATTCATCTGATTGAATTCATCACCGACAACGTTAGGCTGCTCTCTATTGGACAAATTTCTGCCCACGAGATCGAGGCAATGCTCGAGCAGGAAATCATCGCGATTGAGGGCGACCTGAAACGACCATCAAAATCACTCGCTAAAATTGCTGATGCCTGCCCAGGCTTTGGGATTCTCGCTGCAGTGTTGGGAATCATCATCACGATGGGCTCCATCGATTCCTCTATCACCGAAGTGGGAGTAAAGGTGGCCGCTGCCTTAGTGGGCACCTTTGCTGGTATCTTCCTCTGCTACTGTTTCTTTGAGCCACTCTCTAGTGCAATGGCGATGCGCGTTGAACGCGATATATCGGCTCTGGAGTGTGTTAAGTCCATTCTCGTTGCCTACGTTGCGTCCAAACCAATCATTCTTGCTTGCGACGCAGGGCGGAAAAGTATTCAACTGGACGCGAAGCCATCCTTCGCGCACATGGAAAAATGGCTTGAGGAGCATCGGCCGGATACTAGACGGGAAGCCGCATGA
- a CDS encoding flagellar motor protein MotB, translating to MSAPRIEAPEIIIKRVRRGREHDEHHGGGWKVAFADFALAMMALFLVLWVMQVATDEQKSEIANYARTARLLDDEQLLNQQPVRSALLDLEGTMGIFDGHGDAVIKRELNGNDIIAPAASAMRRSIRTREDMLVVADEIRQSIIDTEVSGNLLIEVQSHGVRLVLRDDDALSMFPLGGTVMNPVYRRLLENLAPTLNRNDNDIMISGHTDSRPFSGDGQERSNFELSSERAATARQVLVKNGIQSDRVLMVSGLADNIHVEGTVGNDEQNRRIEIYILNKEASDFLRSLHQSDPYFAEDEVDGDKRPISHEDQRILNYDSLVSTISETDDGNSSDGS from the coding sequence ATGAGCGCCCCGAGGATCGAAGCACCAGAGATTATAATCAAACGCGTTCGCCGAGGGCGCGAACATGACGAGCATCATGGTGGTGGATGGAAGGTAGCCTTCGCAGACTTTGCGCTCGCTATGATGGCGTTATTTCTAGTCCTTTGGGTTATGCAGGTGGCCACCGATGAACAAAAATCCGAGATCGCTAATTACGCAAGAACGGCTCGGCTACTCGATGACGAGCAGCTCTTGAATCAACAACCTGTGCGCTCAGCGCTGCTAGATCTCGAAGGAACAATGGGAATATTTGATGGGCACGGCGATGCGGTGATTAAGCGCGAACTGAATGGCAACGATATTATCGCTCCGGCTGCATCGGCTATGAGAAGAAGTATCAGGACTCGGGAAGATATGTTGGTCGTAGCAGATGAAATTCGGCAATCGATCATAGATACTGAGGTCTCAGGGAATTTGTTAATTGAAGTGCAGAGCCACGGTGTGCGATTAGTACTGAGGGACGACGATGCACTAAGTATGTTTCCACTAGGTGGAACGGTAATGAACCCAGTCTATCGTAGGCTTCTTGAAAACCTAGCGCCTACGCTGAATCGAAATGACAATGACATTATGATCTCCGGCCATACCGATAGTCGACCGTTTTCCGGTGACGGGCAAGAACGCTCCAACTTCGAACTTTCATCTGAACGGGCTGCAACCGCTCGGCAAGTATTAGTTAAGAATGGCATTCAAAGCGATCGTGTACTCATGGTTAGCGGCCTCGCGGATAACATCCACGTTGAGGGGACTGTAGGTAATGACGAACAGAATCGACGAATTGAAATATATATACTCAACAAAGAGGCCTCTGACTTTCTTCGGAGCCTACATCAAAGCGATCCCTACTTCGCAGAGGATGAAGTTGACGGTGATAAGCGGCCAATTAGCCACGAGGATCAACGAATACTTAACTATGACAGCCTGGTTTCCACGATTAGTGAAACTGACGACGGCAATTCGAGCGATGGAAGTTAG
- the rplQ gene encoding 50S ribosomal protein L17, producing MRHRHSGRKLNRTGSHRRAMFRNMAASLVEHELIKTTLPKAKELRGVVEPLITLAKVDSVANRRLAFSRLRSDEAVGKLFNELGPRYNTRPGGYVRVLKCGFRAGDNAPMAYVEMVDRPVAEEADDE from the coding sequence ATGCGTCATCGTCATTCAGGTCGTAAATTAAATCGTACTGGTTCTCACCGTCGCGCTATGTTCCGTAACATGGCCGCATCTTTGGTTGAGCACGAGTTAATTAAAACGACTTTGCCAAAAGCTAAAGAGCTTCGTGGTGTTGTTGAGCCTCTAATCACGCTAGCAAAAGTTGATTCTGTTGCTAACCGTCGTCTAGCTTTCTCTCGTCTTCGTTCTGACGAAGCGGTAGGTAAGCTTTTCAACGAACTAGGTCCGCGTTACAACACGCGTCCAGGTGGTTACGTTCGCGTTCTAAAGTGTGGTTTCCGCGCTGGTGATAACGCACCAATGGCATACGTTGAAATGGTTGATCGTCCGGTTGCTGAAGAAGCTGACGACGAGTAA
- the rpoA gene encoding DNA-directed RNA polymerase subunit alpha, whose translation MQSVLNEFLTPRHIDVHEYSPTHAKVTLEPLERGFGHTLGNALRRILLSSMPGCAIVEAEIDGVLHEYSSIEGVQEDVIEILLNLKGVAIVMEGKDRAEITISKKGAGVVTAGDIQTEGDMEIKNPEHVIANVNAKGELNIRMVVATGRGYVPASARKSSEDETRSIGRLQLDASFSPVQRVAYSVESARVEQRTDLDKLVLDLETDSTLDPEEAIRRAATILQHQLAVFVELESEVEQAEEVKEEEIDPILLRPVDDLELTVRSANCLKAENIYYIGDLIQRTEVELLKTPNLGKKSLTEIKDILASRGLSLGMKLENWPPASIKVEDRFAI comes from the coding sequence ATGCAGAGTGTATTGAATGAGTTTCTTACACCACGTCATATCGACGTGCACGAGTATAGTCCAACTCACGCTAAAGTGACCTTGGAGCCATTAGAGCGTGGTTTCGGCCATACTCTTGGTAACGCGCTCCGTCGTATCCTGCTTTCTTCGATGCCAGGTTGTGCAATTGTAGAAGCCGAAATTGACGGTGTTCTACATGAGTACTCTTCTATCGAAGGTGTTCAGGAAGACGTAATTGAGATTCTTTTGAATCTCAAGGGCGTTGCTATCGTTATGGAAGGAAAGGATCGCGCAGAGATCACCATCAGCAAGAAAGGCGCTGGTGTGGTAACTGCGGGTGATATTCAGACCGAAGGCGATATGGAAATTAAGAATCCAGAGCATGTTATCGCTAACGTTAACGCGAAAGGCGAGTTAAACATTCGTATGGTCGTAGCAACAGGTCGCGGATACGTCCCGGCTTCTGCACGGAAGAGCTCAGAGGATGAAACTCGTTCTATTGGTCGTCTGCAACTGGATGCATCTTTCAGCCCGGTTCAGCGCGTCGCTTACAGTGTTGAAAGCGCACGTGTTGAACAGCGTACTGACCTCGACAAGCTAGTGTTAGATCTGGAAACGGATTCAACGCTTGACCCTGAAGAGGCGATTCGTCGCGCTGCTACTATTCTGCAGCATCAGTTGGCGGTTTTCGTTGAGCTAGAAAGCGAAGTCGAACAGGCTGAGGAAGTTAAAGAAGAGGAAATTGATCCGATTCTTCTGCGTCCAGTTGATGATCTAGAGCTTACAGTTCGTTCTGCGAACTGTCTAAAAGCAGAGAACATCTACTACATCGGTGATCTTATTCAGCGCACAGAAGTTGAGCTGCTTAAGACGCCAAACCTTGGTAAGAAGTCATTGACTGAAATCAAGGATATCCTCGCTTCTCGTGGACTGTCTCTAGGTATGAAACTAGAGAACTGGCCACCTGCAAGCATTAAAGTAGAAGATCGTTTCGCTATCTAA
- the rpsD gene encoding 30S ribosomal protein S4, with protein MARYIGPKCKLARREGTDLFLKSGVRPLESKCKLETAPGVHGARRGRLSDYGVQLREKQKVRRMYGILEKQFRSYYKEAARRKGNTGENLLQLLECRLDNVVYRIGYGSTRAESRQLVSHKAITVNGKTVNIPSFQVKEGDVVAVREKSKKQLRIAQALELAANRGTNEWIEVDAPKMEGTFKRLPERTDLSADINESLIIELYSK; from the coding sequence ATGGCACGTTATATTGGCCCTAAGTGCAAGCTAGCCCGTCGCGAGGGTACAGATCTATTTTTAAAGAGCGGTGTCCGTCCACTAGAGTCTAAGTGTAAGCTTGAGACAGCTCCTGGTGTACATGGCGCACGTCGTGGTCGTTTATCTGACTACGGTGTTCAGCTTCGTGAGAAGCAGAAAGTACGTCGCATGTACGGCATCCTCGAGAAGCAATTCCGTTCTTACTACAAAGAAGCAGCACGTCGCAAGGGTAATACCGGCGAAAACCTGCTACAGTTGTTAGAATGTCGACTAGACAACGTTGTTTACCGTATCGGTTACGGTTCAACACGTGCAGAGTCTCGTCAGCTTGTTTCTCACAAGGCAATCACTGTTAACGGTAAGACGGTAAACATTCCATCTTTCCAGGTTAAAGAAGGTGATGTTGTTGCTGTTCGTGAGAAGTCGAAAAAGCAGTTGCGTATCGCTCAAGCTCTAGAGCTTGCAGCAAACCGCGGTACCAACGAATGGATCGAAGTAGATGCACCGAAGATGGAAGGCACATTTAAGCGCCTACCAGAGCGTACCGATTTGTCTGCGGACATTAACGAGTCGCTAATCATCGAGCTTTACTCGAAGTAA
- the rpsK gene encoding 30S ribosomal protein S11, with the protein MAKPGAKQTRKKVKKSVVDGIAHIHASFNNTIITITDRQGNALSWATAGGSGFRGSRKSTPFAAQVAAERAGNAAKDFGLKNLDVEVKGPGPGRESAVRALNNCGYKITNISDVTPIPHNGCRPPKKRRV; encoded by the coding sequence ATGGCTAAGCCAGGTGCGAAGCAAACTCGCAAAAAGGTCAAGAAGTCCGTCGTTGATGGGATCGCGCATATCCATGCGTCGTTCAACAACACCATCATCACGATCACTGACCGTCAGGGCAATGCTCTGTCTTGGGCTACCGCAGGTGGTTCAGGTTTCCGTGGTTCTCGTAAGAGTACCCCGTTCGCAGCACAGGTAGCTGCTGAGCGTGCTGGTAACGCAGCAAAAGACTTCGGTCTTAAAAATCTAGACGTGGAAGTTAAAGGTCCAGGTCCAGGTCGTGAATCTGCAGTTCGTGCATTGAACAACTGTGGCTACAAAATCACTAACATTTCTGACGTGACGCCTATTCCGCATAACGGATGTCGTCCACCGAAGAAACGTCGCGTATAA
- the rpsM gene encoding 30S ribosomal protein S13 → MARIAGVNIPDNKHTVISLTYIFGIGRTKSKQICAVTGIAEDAKIGSLSEEQVDALRNEVAKNTVEGDLRREVSMSIKRLMDLGCYRGLRHRRSLPLRGQRTKTNARTRKGPRKPIKR, encoded by the coding sequence ATGGCTCGTATTGCTGGAGTAAACATTCCAGATAACAAGCACACTGTTATCTCACTGACTTATATTTTCGGTATCGGCCGTACTAAGTCTAAGCAGATCTGTGCGGTTACTGGAATCGCAGAAGACGCCAAAATCGGTAGTCTTTCTGAAGAGCAAGTAGATGCACTTCGTAACGAAGTGGCAAAGAACACTGTAGAAGGTGATCTTCGTCGTGAAGTTTCAATGAGCATCAAGCGTTTAATGGATCTAGGTTGTTACCGTGGTCTTCGTCACCGTCGCAGTTTACCACTTCGTGGTCAGCGTACTAAGACGAATGCTCGCACGCGTAAAGGCCCACGTAAGCCAATTAAACGCTAA
- the rpmJ gene encoding 50S ribosomal protein L36: MKVRASVKKICRNCKIIRRKGTVRVICSAEPRHKQRQG; the protein is encoded by the coding sequence ATGAAAGTTCGTGCGTCAGTTAAAAAGATTTGCAGAAATTGCAAAATTATTCGTCGCAAGGGCACAGTTCGCGTTATTTGTAGCGCTGAACCACGTCACAAGCAGCGTCAAGGCTAA
- the secY gene encoding preprotein translocase subunit SecY, whose amino-acid sequence MTNPSAMMTGSQKGLGELKSRLTFLLLAIIVYRVGTHIPLPGINPARVAELFSQNEGTILGLFNMFSGGALERMSILALGVMPYISASIITQLLTAVVPSLEALKKEGEAGRRKISQYTRWGTLVLATVQGAGMVAGLSGQGLFYATGVSVTLVAVMSLVGGAMFMMWLGEQVTERGIGNGISMLIFAGIVAGLPSALGQAFESARQGDLNFLVLILIGLVAVAVVWGVVRMERAQRRIPIHYARRQQGRRQMQPQASYLPLKINMAGVIPAIFASSILLFPASIAQWAGQSSGSELLQDIALMLSPGQPLNIILFTLMIVFFCYFYTAITFNSKEVSENLKRSGGSIPGIRPGMKTADYLDSVLGRLTLVGAIYIAAVCLMPQFLVVFANIPFYLGGTSLLIVVVVVMDFMAQIQQHMMSTQYDGLMKKANLKNYGNGAR is encoded by the coding sequence ATGACTAACCCCAGTGCAATGATGACGGGTAGTCAAAAAGGTTTAGGCGAGCTTAAGTCTCGCCTTACCTTTTTGTTATTAGCGATCATCGTATATCGAGTCGGTACACATATACCGTTACCTGGAATTAACCCTGCTCGTGTGGCTGAGCTATTCAGTCAAAACGAAGGCACGATTCTGGGATTATTCAATATGTTCTCTGGTGGTGCACTAGAGCGTATGAGTATCCTTGCGCTGGGCGTCATGCCATACATCTCTGCGTCGATCATTACGCAGTTACTAACAGCGGTTGTACCGTCGTTAGAAGCCCTCAAAAAAGAGGGAGAGGCAGGGCGTCGCAAGATAAGCCAGTATACCCGTTGGGGAACTCTCGTATTGGCGACCGTTCAGGGCGCTGGTATGGTAGCAGGCTTATCAGGACAAGGATTGTTTTACGCAACTGGCGTCAGCGTTACTTTAGTAGCGGTAATGTCGTTAGTTGGTGGAGCGATGTTTATGATGTGGCTTGGTGAACAGGTGACTGAACGTGGTATTGGTAATGGTATATCCATGCTGATCTTCGCAGGCATCGTGGCGGGTCTCCCGTCGGCACTAGGTCAAGCGTTTGAGTCGGCGCGTCAAGGTGATTTGAACTTCCTCGTGTTGATTCTTATCGGTTTGGTCGCGGTTGCGGTTGTTTGGGGTGTGGTCCGTATGGAGCGCGCGCAACGTCGCATACCAATTCACTACGCTAGACGTCAACAGGGTCGTCGACAAATGCAGCCGCAGGCTAGCTATTTGCCGCTCAAAATCAATATGGCCGGTGTAATCCCAGCTATTTTTGCGAGCAGTATTTTGCTATTCCCAGCGTCAATCGCCCAATGGGCGGGTCAATCTTCTGGATCTGAATTGCTCCAGGATATTGCTTTGATGTTGAGCCCAGGGCAGCCATTGAACATTATTTTGTTCACGTTGATGATCGTATTCTTCTGTTACTTCTACACGGCGATTACCTTCAATTCGAAGGAAGTGTCAGAAAACTTGAAGCGTTCAGGTGGCAGCATCCCAGGCATTCGCCCGGGTATGAAGACCGCCGATTACTTGGATAGCGTTCTGGGACGGCTAACGTTAGTTGGTGCGATTTATATTGCGGCAGTATGTTTGATGCCTCAGTTCTTGGTAGTGTTTGCGAACATTCCATTTTACTTGGGCGGAACGTCACTGCTTATCGTAGTAGTAGTTGTCATGGATTTCATGGCTCAGATTCAACAGCATATGATGTCGACTCAGTACGACGGGCTGATGAAGAAAGCCAACCTGAAGAACTACGGAAATGGTGCGCGCTAA
- the rplO gene encoding 50S ribosomal protein L15 yields the protein MRLNTLSPAEGHKHSKKRVGRGIGSGVGKTGGRGHKGLKSRSGGSVRPGFEGGQMPMQKRLPKFGFTSRIGITTAEIRTSELGSIAGDVVTVEALKDAGLVAKNITRAKVFLSGDVTRAVTVKGLKVSKGAKEAIETAGGKVED from the coding sequence ATGCGTCTTAATACTTTAAGCCCAGCTGAAGGCCACAAGCACAGCAAGAAGCGCGTTGGTCGCGGTATTGGTAGTGGCGTTGGTAAAACTGGTGGTCGCGGTCACAAGGGTCTGAAATCTCGTTCTGGCGGTTCTGTCCGTCCAGGTTTCGAGGGTGGTCAGATGCCTATGCAGAAGCGTCTACCGAAATTCGGTTTTACTTCACGCATCGGTATCACTACTGCTGAGATCCGTACATCTGAACTCGGTTCAATTGCGGGTGATGTAGTAACTGTTGAGGCATTGAAAGATGCTGGATTAGTTGCTAAAAATATCACTCGAGCCAAAGTATTCCTTTCTGGCGACGTAACTCGTGCAGTTACTGTCAAAGGTCTAAAGGTTTCCAAAGGCGCTAAAGAAGCAATTGAAACAGCCGGTGGCAAGGTAGAGGATTAA
- the rpmD gene encoding 50S ribosomal protein L30, with protein sequence MANKTIKVTQVKSTAGRLASHKACVAGLGLRRIGHTVEVEDTPAVRGMINKAHYLLKVEG encoded by the coding sequence ATGGCAAATAAAACCATTAAGGTAACGCAAGTTAAATCGACCGCTGGTCGTCTTGCGAGCCACAAAGCCTGCGTAGCAGGTTTGGGTTTACGTCGAATCGGCCATACTGTTGAAGTAGAAGATACTCCAGCAGTACGCGGCATGATTAACAAAGCCCATTATCTATTGAAAGTGGAGGGTTAA
- the rpsE gene encoding 30S ribosomal protein S5, translating into MAEQKQKDNNSEGLQEKLVQVNRVAKVVKGGRIFGFTALTVVGDGNGKVGFGRGKAREVPVAIQKAMENARRNMITVQLKGDTIQYPIKARHGASKIYMQPASEGTGVIAGGAMRAVLEIAGVHNVLAKCYGSTNPVNVVRATFKALENMRSPEDIAAKRGLSVEEIQG; encoded by the coding sequence ATGGCAGAGCAGAAGCAAAAAGACAACAACAGCGAAGGCTTACAAGAGAAACTAGTACAGGTTAATCGTGTAGCTAAAGTTGTTAAAGGTGGCCGTATTTTCGGTTTCACCGCCCTAACTGTCGTTGGTGATGGTAACGGTAAAGTCGGCTTTGGTCGTGGCAAGGCGCGTGAAGTGCCTGTCGCTATCCAAAAGGCGATGGAAAATGCACGTCGCAACATGATCACGGTACAGCTGAAAGGTGATACCATTCAGTACCCGATCAAAGCGCGCCACGGTGCATCGAAAATTTACATGCAGCCAGCCTCTGAAGGTACAGGTGTTATTGCCGGTGGTGCAATGCGTGCTGTGCTAGAAATCGCAGGCGTACACAACGTTTTGGCTAAGTGCTACGGTAGCACTAACCCAGTAAACGTAGTACGTGCGACTTTTAAGGCGCTCGAAAATATGCGTTCTCCGGAAGACATCGCCGCTAAGCGTGGCCTGTCTGTCGAAGAGATCCAAGGCTAA